In the genome of Oncorhynchus mykiss isolate Arlee chromosome 18, USDA_OmykA_1.1, whole genome shotgun sequence, one region contains:
- the LOC110496196 gene encoding vesicle-associated membrane protein 2-like, with amino-acid sequence MSTPDAGTSGAAEGEGGPSAAAPNLTSNRRLQQTQAQVDEVVDIMRVNVDKVLERDQRLSELDDRADALQAGASQFESSAAKLKNKYWWKNLKMMIIMGIIGVICVGVVFLYFYY; translated from the exons AT GTCGACCCCAGACGCAGGAACCTCGGGAGCCGCTGAGGGAGAGGGGGGGCCTTCGGCCGCAGCACCCAACCTCACCAGTAACCGACGGCTACAGCAGACACAGGCACAGGTGGACGAG GTTGTGGACATCATGCGTGTGAACGTGGACAAGGTGTTGGAGAGGGATCAGAGACTGTCGGAGCTGGACGACAGGGCCGACGCGCTGCAAGCCGGGGCCTCACAGTTCGAGAGCAGTGCTGCCAAGCTGAAGAACAAGTACTGGTGGAAAAACCTCAAG atgatgataataatgggAATCATAGGAGTCATATGTGTTGGAGTTGTCTTCT